In Balaenoptera musculus isolate JJ_BM4_2016_0621 chromosome 19, mBalMus1.pri.v3, whole genome shotgun sequence, one genomic interval encodes:
- the ESRP2 gene encoding epithelial splicing regulatory protein 2 isoform X6, which translates to MTPPPPQPPPSGTNPAADSAADPRPGPGPLVVLFGATAGALGPDLGSDETDLILLVWQVVEPRSRQVGTLHKSLVRAEAAALSPQCREASGLSADSLARAEPLDKVLQQFSQLVSGDVALLGGGPYMLCTDGQQLLRQVLHPEASRKNLVLPDTFFSFYDLRREFHVQHPSSRPARDLTVATMAQDLGLETDATEDDFGVWEVKTMVAVILHLLDGPSGQLFSKPEVVKQKYETGPCSKADVVDSETVVRARGLPWQSSDQDVARFFKGLNIARGGVALCLNAQGRRNGEALIRFVDSEQRDLALQRHKHHMGVRYIEVYKATGEEFVKIAGGTSLEVARFLSREDQVILRLRGLPFSAGPADVLGFLGPECPVTGGAEGLLFVRHPDGRPTGDAFALFACEELAQAALRRHKGTLGKRYIELFRSTAAEVQQVLNRYASSPLLPTLTAPLLPIPFPLAAGTGRDCVRLRGLPYTATIEDILSFLGEAAADIRPHGVHMVLNQQGRPSGDAFIQMTSAERALAAAQRCHKKAMKERYVEVVPCSTEEMSHVLMGGTLGRSGMSPPPCKLPCLSPPTYATFQATPTLIPTETAALYPSSALLPAARVPAAPTPVAYYPGPATQLYMNYTAYYPR; encoded by the exons ATGACTCCGCCGCCACCCCAGCCACCGCCCTCAGGCACGAACCCCGCCGCAGACTCCGCTGCCGACCCCCGTCCCGGGCCTGGACCCCTGGTCGTACTGTTCGGGGCCACGGCGGGTGCGCTGGGGCCGGACCTGGGCTCCGACGAGACCGACTTAATCCTCCTAGTCTGGCAAGTGGTGGAGCCGCGGAGCCGCCAG GTGGGGACATTGCATAAGTCACTGGTGCGCGCCGAGGCGGCCGCACTGAGCCCGCAGTGCCGCGAGGCGAGCGGCCTGAGCGCCGACAGCCTGGCGCGGGCCGAGCCGCTGGACAAGGTGCTGCAGCAG TTCTCACAGCTGGTGAGCGGGGATGTGGCTTTGCTGGGCGGGGGCCCCTACATGCTCTGCACTGATGGGCAGCAGCTGCTGCGACAGGTCCTGCACCCTGAGGCCTCCAGGAAG AACCTGGTGCTCCCCGACACCTTCTTCTCCTTCTACGACCTCCGCAGAGAGTTCCACGTGCAGCACCCGAGCAGCCGCCCTGCCAGGGACCTCACTGTGGCCACCATGGCACAGG ACTTGGGGCTGGAGACAGATGCCACAGAGGACGATTTTGGGGTGTGGGAAGTGAAGACAATGGTAGCTGTCATCCTCCACCTGCTTGATGGACCCAGTG GTCAACTGTTTTCGAAGCCCGAAGTGGTAAAGCAGAAATATGAGACAGGGCCTTG CAGCAAGGCTGACGTGGTGGACAGCGAGACTGTGGTTCGGGCTCGCGGGCTGCCCTGGCAGTCATCAGACCAGGACGTGGCTAGATTCTTCAAAGGGCTCAATATTGCCAG GGGTGGTGTAGCGCTGTGCCTCAATGCCCAGGGCCGCAGAAATGGTGAGGCCCTCATCCGTTTTGTGGACAGCGAGCAGCGGGACCTAGCACTGCAGAGACACAAGCACCACATGGGTGTCCGCTATATCGAG GTATATAAAGCAACAGGAGAGGAGTTTGTAAAGATCGCAGGGG GCACTTCACTAGAGGTGGCTCGTTTCCTGTCACGGGAAGACCAAGTGATCCTGCGGCTGCGGGGACTGCCCTTCTCGGCTGGGCCAGCAGATGTGCTAGGCTTCCTGGGGCCAGAGTGCCCAGTGACTGGGGGTGCCGAAGGGCTGCTCTTTGTGCGCCACCCTGACGGCCGGCCCACTGGTGATGCCTTTGCCCTCTTCGCCTGTGAGGAGCTGGCACAGGCTGCATTACGCAGGCATAAGGGCACGCTGGGTAAGCGATACATTGAACTCTTCCGGAGCACTGCAGCCGAGGTGCAGCAG GTCCTGAACCGCTATGCCTCCAGCCCACTCCTTCCCACACTGACTGCTCCACTGCTGCCCATCCCCTTCCCACTGGCAGCTGGGACCGGGAGAGACTGTGTACGCCTTCGAGGCCTGCCCTACACAGCCACCATCGAAGACATCCTAAGCTTTCTGGGGGAGGCAGCGGCTGACATTCGGCCCCACGGTGTGCACATGGTACTCAACCAGCAG GGTCGGCCATCGGGTGATGCCTTCATCCAGATGACATCAGCAGAGCGGGCCCTAGCTGCTGCTCAGCGTTGCCATAAGAAAGCAATGAAGGAACGCTATGTGGAGGTGGTCCCCTGCTCCACAGAGGAGATGAGCCATGTCCTGATGGGGGGCACCTTGGGTCGCAGTGGCATGTCCCCTCCACCCTGCAAACTGCCCT GCCTCTCACCGCCCACCTACGCCACCTTCCAGGCCACCCCAACACTCATTCCCACTGAGACAGCAGCTCTGTATCCCTCTTCAGCACTGCTCCCAGCTGCCAGGGTGCCCGCTGCCCCCACCCCGGTTGCCTACTACCCAGGGCCAGCCACTCAACTCTACATGAACTACACAGCTTACTACCCCAG
- the ESRP2 gene encoding epithelial splicing regulatory protein 2 isoform X7 has product MTPPPPQPPPSGTNPAADSAADPRPGPGPLVVLFGATAGALGPDLGSDETDLILLVWQVVEPRSRQVGTLHKSLVRAEAAALSPQCREASGLSADSLARAEPLDKVLQQFSQLVSGDVALLGGGPYMLCTDGQQLLRQVLHPEASRKNLVLPDTFFSFYDLRREFHVQHPSSRPARDLTVATMAQDLGLETDATEDDFGVWEVKTMVAVILHLLDGPSGQLFSKPEVVKQKYETGPCSKADVVDSETVVRARGLPWQSSDQDVARFFKGLNIARGGVALCLNAQGRRNGEALIRFVDSEQRDLALQRHKHHMGVRYIEVYKATGEEFVKIAGGTSLEVARFLSREDQVILRLRGLPFSAGPADVLGFLGPECPVTGGAEGLLFVRHPDGRPTGDAFALFACEELAQAALRRHKGTLGKRYIELFRSTAAEVQQVLNRYASSPLLPTLTAPLLPIPFPLAAGTGRDCVRLRGLPYTATIEDILSFLGEAAADIRPHGVHMVLNQQGRPSGDAFIQMTSAERALAAAQRCHKKAMKERYVEVVPCSTEEMSHVLMGGTLGRSGMSPPPCKLPSPQSPPPLWATSPRPLLPWPLLPPQCCPSQEPWSVCRVSHTQLV; this is encoded by the exons ATGACTCCGCCGCCACCCCAGCCACCGCCCTCAGGCACGAACCCCGCCGCAGACTCCGCTGCCGACCCCCGTCCCGGGCCTGGACCCCTGGTCGTACTGTTCGGGGCCACGGCGGGTGCGCTGGGGCCGGACCTGGGCTCCGACGAGACCGACTTAATCCTCCTAGTCTGGCAAGTGGTGGAGCCGCGGAGCCGCCAG GTGGGGACATTGCATAAGTCACTGGTGCGCGCCGAGGCGGCCGCACTGAGCCCGCAGTGCCGCGAGGCGAGCGGCCTGAGCGCCGACAGCCTGGCGCGGGCCGAGCCGCTGGACAAGGTGCTGCAGCAG TTCTCACAGCTGGTGAGCGGGGATGTGGCTTTGCTGGGCGGGGGCCCCTACATGCTCTGCACTGATGGGCAGCAGCTGCTGCGACAGGTCCTGCACCCTGAGGCCTCCAGGAAG AACCTGGTGCTCCCCGACACCTTCTTCTCCTTCTACGACCTCCGCAGAGAGTTCCACGTGCAGCACCCGAGCAGCCGCCCTGCCAGGGACCTCACTGTGGCCACCATGGCACAGG ACTTGGGGCTGGAGACAGATGCCACAGAGGACGATTTTGGGGTGTGGGAAGTGAAGACAATGGTAGCTGTCATCCTCCACCTGCTTGATGGACCCAGTG GTCAACTGTTTTCGAAGCCCGAAGTGGTAAAGCAGAAATATGAGACAGGGCCTTG CAGCAAGGCTGACGTGGTGGACAGCGAGACTGTGGTTCGGGCTCGCGGGCTGCCCTGGCAGTCATCAGACCAGGACGTGGCTAGATTCTTCAAAGGGCTCAATATTGCCAG GGGTGGTGTAGCGCTGTGCCTCAATGCCCAGGGCCGCAGAAATGGTGAGGCCCTCATCCGTTTTGTGGACAGCGAGCAGCGGGACCTAGCACTGCAGAGACACAAGCACCACATGGGTGTCCGCTATATCGAG GTATATAAAGCAACAGGAGAGGAGTTTGTAAAGATCGCAGGGG GCACTTCACTAGAGGTGGCTCGTTTCCTGTCACGGGAAGACCAAGTGATCCTGCGGCTGCGGGGACTGCCCTTCTCGGCTGGGCCAGCAGATGTGCTAGGCTTCCTGGGGCCAGAGTGCCCAGTGACTGGGGGTGCCGAAGGGCTGCTCTTTGTGCGCCACCCTGACGGCCGGCCCACTGGTGATGCCTTTGCCCTCTTCGCCTGTGAGGAGCTGGCACAGGCTGCATTACGCAGGCATAAGGGCACGCTGGGTAAGCGATACATTGAACTCTTCCGGAGCACTGCAGCCGAGGTGCAGCAG GTCCTGAACCGCTATGCCTCCAGCCCACTCCTTCCCACACTGACTGCTCCACTGCTGCCCATCCCCTTCCCACTGGCAGCTGGGACCGGGAGAGACTGTGTACGCCTTCGAGGCCTGCCCTACACAGCCACCATCGAAGACATCCTAAGCTTTCTGGGGGAGGCAGCGGCTGACATTCGGCCCCACGGTGTGCACATGGTACTCAACCAGCAG GGTCGGCCATCGGGTGATGCCTTCATCCAGATGACATCAGCAGAGCGGGCCCTAGCTGCTGCTCAGCGTTGCCATAAGAAAGCAATGAAGGAACGCTATGTGGAGGTGGTCCCCTGCTCCACAGAGGAGATGAGCCATGTCCTGATGGGGGGCACCTTGGGTCGCAGTGGCATGTCCCCTCCACCCTGCAAACTGCCCT CCCCCCAGTCTCCCCCACCACTGTGGGCTACCTCACCACGCCCCCTGCTGCCCTGGCCTCTGCTCCCACCTCAGTGTTGTCCCAGCCAGGAGCCCTGGTCCGTATGCAGGGTGTCCCATACACAGCTGGTATGA